The Candidatus Cloacimonadota bacterium genome includes the window AGGATGATCGAACAAATACTTTTCATGTTATTCATCTTAGAACCTCAAAATATTATATAATTTTTTCAATTAATTATATTATCACATTTCATTATTTTAAGTGCTATATTACCAGGTAACAATAAACTTTGGAAAGAATGAAATCGATCATATGGGCGTCAAGAAAATATTGGAGCCTGCTTACATAATTGTAATCTTGAAAAGGATATCGAGCATTGATAAAAGTTTCGCACTTGAGGATTAAGAATAGTTGCTATAATCAATAACTTGGTCACAAACTAATTTCCAAAAACTTGACATGCAAACGTAATATTGGGGTATCACATATATGAATAATCCAATTGGTATTTTCGATTCGGGTGTTGGAGGACTGACTGTTTTCCACTCAATTAAAAGAGCATTACCTCATCAGGACATCGTCTATTTTGGCGATACTGCACGTGTGCCTTATGGTTCAAAATCCCAGCGAACGATCATACAATATTCTCTCCAAAATATGATCTTTCTTCTACAACAAAAAATAGAACTTCTCGTTGTAGCATGTAATACATCCTCTGCATATGCAATCGACGAGTTAACAAAGCGCAGCGATATTCCCATAATCGGTGTGATCGATCCTGGTGCTAAGAAAGCGCTGCAGGCAACAGAGAATAAACGCATCGGCGTTATTGGAACTGAAGGTACGATCAAGAGCGGATCCTATGAGAAGGCGTTGAAGTCAATAGATCCATTCTGCACTGTGTTCAGCAAAGCTACGCCACTATTGGTTCCGCTTGTCGAAGAAAACTGGATTGATCATAACGTAACAAAGGAGATCATACATGAATATCTTGATGATTTTCTGGAAAATGATCTCGATACGATCATCATGGGATGCACGCACTATCCTGTTCTGAAACATGTAATACGAGATGTTGTCGGAGATTCAATCACACTTGTCGATTCCGCAGATTCGATTGCTGAAGAGCTTATGTCACGATATGGTAATGATAAAGAGACTCGTGATGCTCAGTATGATTTTTATGTAAGTGATAATCCTGAGAAATTCAATATTATCGGAAGGCAGATAGTAGGCGAAGAACTTTACAATATTAAAAAAGTGTTTTTCACCGATGCCTGGGTTGCCGATAATTACGAGGTATAAATGGATATACTGGATAAACAAATACAGGAATTCTTGCAAGATCGTAGCTCCGGCTCGCAGGCATTAGCTGCAAGTGCACTCGAGATTATATACCATCTTTTTGAAAGCGGAAACAACGATGCACGCATCATGAATTTTCTGGAAAAAGCAGTGGAACGATTCTCTGAGATGGCTGCAATTATAAAACTGAAAGAGCATTTCTCAGATGGAATAACTGCTGATAAGATCAAAGAATTTGATGACTTGCTGAACAATAAAACCTACATTAAGAATTCATCATACTTATTTGATAAACCAAAGAAAATTGTTACGTTCAGCAGAAGCACAGCAGTCGAAGAAGTTATTCTTCATTACAAAGATATGATCTCAGAAGTCATATGTTGCCATTCTCTTCCACTTGGTGAAGGAAAGGCATTTTCAATAGACTTGCAGGAACAAGGCGTGAGTTCTCTTCTTATTGAAGACGCTGAATTATCATCAATATTACCGGAAGCTGATTTTATGCTCATCGGTGCTGATGCGATCACCGAGAAGATTTTTATCAATAAGGTCGGCACATTGCAAGCCGTTTTGTTAGCTCATTATCTCAAAAAAGAGGTATATGTTGTTTCTTCATCATTAAAAAAGATTACAGCACAAAATTTCCCCGCAGAAAAACATGGACATTATTTTGAAGAAATTCATAAGACATTTGTTACGAATTTTATATATTAATACACAAGGAGTCTCATGAAGATAAATGCTGACATCTCAGATGCGATGACAATAAAGTTATCATACGAACTACCGGCCAATCCTGTTTTCAAGGAAGGTATCAGGAGAGCACCGGATCGAGGTTTGAATCTGACGAAGAATGAGATCAAAACAGCTCTTAAAAATGCCTTACGCTATATTCCTGAAGAATTACACGAGAAGCTTGCCCCCGAGTTCCTTCACGAATTGAAAACTCGCGGTCGTATCTATGGATACCGGTATCGTCCGCAAGGTGAGATCAAAGCAAAACCAATCCATGAATATAAGGGAAAAACTCTCGAAGGAAAAGCCCTGCAGGTCATGATCGATAATAATCTCGATTTCGATGTAGCGCTTTATCCTTATGAATTAGTTACTTACGGTGAAAGTGGTCAGGTTTGCCAGAACTGGATGCAGTATCAACTCATAAAAAAATATCTCGAGATCATGACAGATCATCAGACACTTGTTGTTGCTTCAGGGCATCCACTTGGGCTGTTCCCGTCGCGACAAGAAAGTCCCCGCGTGATAAGCACTAACGGCTTAATGGTCGGCATGTTCGATAATTCTGAAGATTTTAAGACAGCGGCTGCAATGGGCTGTGTTAATTATGGTCAGATGACCGCCGGCGGCTGGATGTATATCGGACCTCAAGGCATTGTACACGGCACGTATATTACACTTTTGAACGCAGGCAGATTGTATCTTAATGTACCACAAGATAAAGATTTGAAAGGAAAAATCTTTGTTACTTCGGGACTTGGTGGGATGAGCGGTGCACAGGCAAAAGCAATCGAGATCGCTGGTGGTGTCGGCGTGATCGCAGAAGTTGATCTTTCCCGTATAAAAACTCGCTATGATCAGGGATGGCTTTCCAAATATTCTGATGATCTTGAGCAGGTCATTTCATGGATGCAGGAAAGCAAAGTAAAGGGTGAAGCAGTTTCCATCGGTTATTATGGAAATATTGTCGATCTTCTTCAGTACTTTGTTGATAACAAAATCGAGATCGAGCTTCTCTCAGATCAAACGTCTTGTCATGCGGTCTATGAAGGTGGCTATACACCGCAGGGAGTGACCTTCGAACAAGGACGAGAGCTTATCAAGAATGATCTGGATACTTTTAAGAAAAAAGTGGATGAATCGCTCATCACACAGTATAAACTCATTAAAGAGCTAACAAAAAAGGGCACGTATTTCTGGGATTACGGCAACAGTTTTATGAAAGCAGTTTTCGATGCCGGAGCTCATGATATTGCAAAGAATGGAAAGAACACAAAAGACGGCTTTATCTTTCCATCCTATGTCGAAGATATTATGGGACCGATCTGTTTCGACTATGGGTACGGACCCTATCGCTGGGTATGCCTGAGCGGCAAACCGGATGACCTTCGTAAAACTGATATGGCCGCTATGGAATGCATCGATCCGGAAAGAAGAGCCCAGGATCGTGATAACTACCATTGGATCAAAGATGCTGAAAAGAACAGACTCGTTGTTGGCTCGCAAGCACGAATTCTCTATGCAGATGCACAAGGTCGTGTGAAGATCGCCCTCAAATTCAATGAACTGGTACGCGAACGTGAAGTCGGACCGATCATGATTGGACGTGATCATCACGATACGGGCGGAACTGATTCACCATTTCGCGAAACTGCGAATATCAAGGATGGAAGTAATGTGTGCGCTGATATGTCGATCCATTGTTTTGCCGGCAATGTAGCACGTGGTATGACACTTGTGGTTGAAAGCAACGGCG containing:
- a CDS encoding glutamate racemase, which codes for MNNPIGIFDSGVGGLTVFHSIKRALPHQDIVYFGDTARVPYGSKSQRTIIQYSLQNMIFLLQQKIELLVVACNTSSAYAIDELTKRSDIPIIGVIDPGAKKALQATENKRIGVIGTEGTIKSGSYEKALKSIDPFCTVFSKATPLLVPLVEENWIDHNVTKEIIHEYLDDFLENDLDTIIMGCTHYPVLKHVIRDVVGDSITLVDSADSIAEELMSRYGNDKETRDAQYDFYVSDNPEKFNIIGRQIVGEELYNIKKVFFTDAWVADNYEV
- a CDS encoding urocanate hydratase, with protein sequence MKINADISDAMTIKLSYELPANPVFKEGIRRAPDRGLNLTKNEIKTALKNALRYIPEELHEKLAPEFLHELKTRGRIYGYRYRPQGEIKAKPIHEYKGKTLEGKALQVMIDNNLDFDVALYPYELVTYGESGQVCQNWMQYQLIKKYLEIMTDHQTLVVASGHPLGLFPSRQESPRVISTNGLMVGMFDNSEDFKTAAAMGCVNYGQMTAGGWMYIGPQGIVHGTYITLLNAGRLYLNVPQDKDLKGKIFVTSGLGGMSGAQAKAIEIAGGVGVIAEVDLSRIKTRYDQGWLSKYSDDLEQVISWMQESKVKGEAVSIGYYGNIVDLLQYFVDNKIEIELLSDQTSCHAVYEGGYTPQGVTFEQGRELIKNDLDTFKKKVDESLITQYKLIKELTKKGTYFWDYGNSFMKAVFDAGAHDIAKNGKNTKDGFIFPSYVEDIMGPICFDYGYGPYRWVCLSGKPDDLRKTDMAAMECIDPERRAQDRDNYHWIKDAEKNRLVVGSQARILYADAQGRVKIALKFNELVREREVGPIMIGRDHHDTGGTDSPFRETANIKDGSNVCADMSIHCFAGNVARGMTLVVESNGGGVGVGKAFNGGFGLVLDGSERIDAIIKSALDWDVMGGVARRSWARNPNAVETSIEWNKRNKNYGHITLPFIPDEDLIDELVDKEF